One window of Rasiella rasia genomic DNA carries:
- a CDS encoding tetratricopeptide repeat protein yields MNKFLIVCIVSITIAKANAQNALAIGDSLYSLGNYNAAITQYKQTTGAEDKIARAYKAVGNNAMAIQYYKKHLENEKTDVLSSYNYGKLLLSANRFKQADSLFEVLSKANPKNPEFYYQLGLAKEKQKDSIAFIKYLQALTNDKNHQNALFKVAKIQAERRNFNEAMMNIERGLKVDSESVRFLNLKALIAYVNKSYHLAADTYEKLIDLNQSNERLHENLAVSYNQTNRFEQAISQYAILINEYDDKNPSWHFSIAKNYEALRYLDKAQHHFEIAIALQDLPLDKSYVALASVYKKQKDYKNQFSVLQKAVRENSNNQRALYLLATAADNYFVDDAVVLPYYEKYLAIFGEQGNYTEHAKQRIKDLKTDIHFNKN; encoded by the coding sequence ATGAATAAATTTTTAATCGTATGTATAGTAAGTATCACTATTGCCAAAGCCAATGCTCAAAATGCATTGGCTATTGGCGATAGTTTGTATTCGCTCGGAAATTATAATGCTGCAATTACTCAATACAAGCAAACAACGGGTGCAGAAGATAAAATAGCACGCGCATATAAAGCAGTTGGTAATAATGCGATGGCAATACAGTATTATAAAAAACACCTCGAAAATGAAAAAACTGACGTGTTGAGCAGCTATAACTACGGAAAATTACTGCTTTCGGCCAATCGATTTAAGCAAGCAGATAGTTTATTTGAAGTGTTGAGTAAAGCAAATCCTAAAAACCCAGAATTTTATTATCAGTTAGGCCTCGCAAAAGAAAAACAAAAAGATTCTATTGCTTTTATAAAATACCTTCAGGCACTCACCAACGATAAAAATCACCAGAATGCGTTGTTTAAAGTAGCAAAAATTCAGGCCGAAAGACGAAACTTTAATGAAGCCATGATGAATATTGAGCGCGGTCTAAAAGTAGATTCTGAAAGTGTTCGGTTTTTAAACTTAAAAGCGCTCATTGCATATGTGAATAAAAGCTATCACTTGGCAGCAGATACGTATGAAAAACTGATAGACCTAAATCAGAGCAATGAACGCCTGCACGAAAATTTGGCAGTATCCTACAATCAAACCAACCGCTTTGAACAAGCCATAAGCCAATACGCAATTCTTATTAATGAATACGACGATAAAAATCCTTCTTGGCATTTCAGTATTGCCAAAAATTACGAAGCGTTACGTTATTTAGACAAAGCGCAACACCATTTTGAAATTGCCATAGCCTTGCAGGATCTTCCGTTAGATAAATCGTATGTGGCATTGGCTTCTGTTTATAAAAAGCAAAAAGATTATAAAAATCAGTTTTCGGTGTTACAAAAAGCGGTGCGGGAGAATTCTAACAACCAACGTGCACTGTATTTGTTGGCGACCGCAGCCGATAACTATTTTGTAGACGACGCTGTGGTACTTCCTTATTATGAAAAATACCTAGCAATCTTTGGAGAGCAAGGAAACTATACAGAACACGCCAAACAACGCATTAAAGACCTTAAAACAGATATTCATTTTAACAAGAATTAA
- the ruvC gene encoding crossover junction endodeoxyribonuclease RuvC, producing the protein MGFGLIKVIGKQMQFIQLNELQLSKYDDHYVRLRHIFERTIELIETFHPDEIAIEAPFFGKNVQSMLKLGRAQGVAMAAGLSRQIPITEYSPKKIKMAITGNGNASKEQVAKMLQSTLGLKELPKNLDSTDGLAAAVCHFYNQGRVSVGKNYSGWAAFVKQNEKRINK; encoded by the coding sequence ATGGGTTTTGGTCTTATAAAAGTAATTGGTAAACAAATGCAATTTATACAGTTAAATGAGCTGCAACTGTCTAAATACGATGATCATTATGTGCGTTTACGCCATATTTTTGAACGAACCATCGAACTTATAGAGACATTTCACCCCGATGAAATAGCCATAGAGGCACCCTTTTTTGGTAAAAATGTACAATCCATGCTCAAGTTAGGACGTGCCCAAGGTGTAGCTATGGCAGCCGGATTATCAAGACAAATACCAATTACAGAATATTCTCCTAAAAAAATTAAGATGGCAATTACTGGTAATGGAAACGCCAGTAAAGAACAGGTTGCTAAAATGCTGCAAAGTACACTCGGACTAAAAGAACTTCCTAAAAATTTAGACAGCACAGACGGGCTTGCGGCTGCCGTTTGCCATTTTTACAATCAAGGTAGGGTGAGTGTAGGTAAAAATTACTCTGGATGGGCAGCGTTTGTAAAACAAAATGAAAAACGCATCAATAAGTAA
- a CDS encoding DUF1573 domain-containing protein: MRTLILLLTTVLLTTTANAQFYEGWPCKVKFNSTDMGMVKQGVKEKVAFPFINDGTEPLVISTHKGGSENITVLLPKRAIKPGGSGEIIVEYTARSAGKFREKIKLRVNQEKKPLVLEVYGTTGK; the protein is encoded by the coding sequence ATGAGAACTTTAATTTTACTCTTAACGACTGTATTATTGACAACCACAGCAAACGCCCAATTCTACGAAGGGTGGCCTTGCAAAGTAAAATTTAACTCAACAGACATGGGAATGGTTAAACAAGGGGTAAAAGAAAAAGTGGCCTTTCCATTTATAAACGATGGAACTGAGCCTTTAGTAATTTCTACCCATAAGGGAGGCAGTGAAAACATTACTGTTTTACTACCTAAACGTGCCATAAAGCCTGGGGGGTCTGGAGAAATAATTGTTGAGTATACTGCAAGAAGCGCGGGTAAATTCAGAGAAAAGATTAAACTAAGAGTTAACCAAGAGAAAAAACCGCTTGTATTAGAAGTGTACGGAACGACAGGTAAATAA
- a CDS encoding M56 family metallopeptidase, with translation MIHYILQVILFQLLFLVVYDLFLKKETFFNYNRLYLLGTSILSFVIPFLKFEAIQQTIPQEYRVQLPAILIGNSTSEASLATSVMLDEVVVQQPTFSWTTIVLLLYGLGVLFSIVVFALKLRKLYKLKKLATQESFGNYTVATIPNSEAAFTYLKTVFLGAKISEEQKNYILQHELVHVQQRHTLDLLFFELLRIVFWFNPLVYITQIKLQVLHEYTADRIVASKDKAEYYQSLLQEVFRTTTVSFINTFYKSSIIKNRIVMLQKTNSKKIVQLKYLLIIPAVCAMLFYTSCSNEKSEELSEEANLTMQTDSEVMQKINELSEAIMKKGSISDEEAKALKFLATEANEGDKIYTSVQEYLDDTQKSLLSMKDLTKVPTYPGCSGSNEELKKCMAQGIATFVMENFNQDISKDSKISGKQRIVVMFEIDKNGAVVHPKAKAAHASLEQEAIRVVSKLPKMIPGEHDGKSVGVQYTLPIIFKINE, from the coding sequence ATGATACATTATATTCTCCAAGTTATCTTGTTTCAGCTACTGTTTTTGGTGGTGTACGATTTATTTCTAAAAAAAGAAACGTTTTTCAACTACAATAGGTTGTATTTACTTGGCACTTCAATATTGAGTTTTGTAATTCCTTTTCTGAAATTTGAAGCCATTCAACAAACCATACCGCAAGAATATCGCGTGCAATTACCAGCAATTTTAATAGGAAATAGTACCTCAGAGGCTTCTTTAGCAACCTCGGTTATGTTAGATGAGGTAGTCGTGCAACAGCCAACTTTTTCTTGGACCACCATCGTTTTGCTACTTTACGGTTTGGGTGTTCTCTTCTCAATCGTTGTTTTTGCACTAAAACTTCGGAAACTTTACAAACTGAAAAAATTAGCCACTCAAGAAAGTTTCGGCAACTACACAGTTGCTACAATCCCTAATTCTGAAGCCGCTTTTACATATCTAAAAACCGTTTTTTTAGGGGCTAAAATTTCCGAAGAACAAAAAAATTATATACTTCAACATGAGCTAGTACACGTACAACAAAGACACACCTTAGATTTACTCTTTTTTGAACTGTTAAGAATTGTATTTTGGTTTAATCCGTTAGTGTACATCACTCAAATTAAATTGCAGGTTTTGCACGAGTATACAGCAGATAGAATTGTAGCCTCAAAAGACAAAGCCGAATACTACCAAAGCCTACTGCAAGAAGTATTTAGAACTACAACCGTGTCATTTATTAATACATTTTATAAATCATCAATAATCAAAAATCGAATCGTTATGTTACAAAAAACAAATTCTAAAAAAATCGTTCAACTAAAGTATTTACTTATCATTCCAGCCGTTTGCGCCATGTTGTTTTATACGTCATGTTCTAATGAAAAGTCTGAAGAATTGTCTGAAGAGGCAAATCTAACCATGCAAACAGATTCTGAAGTAATGCAAAAAATTAATGAGCTCTCTGAGGCGATCATGAAAAAAGGATCAATATCTGACGAGGAAGCAAAAGCGCTTAAGTTTTTAGCAACTGAAGCCAACGAAGGGGATAAAATTTATACCTCCGTTCAGGAATATTTAGATGATACCCAAAAGTCTTTACTGTCTATGAAAGACCTTACCAAAGTACCTACATATCCGGGCTGTTCAGGTTCTAATGAGGAATTAAAAAAGTGTATGGCACAAGGAATAGCTACTTTTGTCATGGAGAACTTTAATCAAGACATTAGTAAGGATTCAAAAATCTCGGGAAAACAACGAATAGTTGTTATGTTTGAAATTGATAAAAATGGAGCGGTTGTACATCCAAAGGCAAAGGCAGCACACGCTTCTCTTGAACAAGAAGCTATTCGTGTAGTTTCTAAATTGCCGAAGATGATTCCGGGAGAGCATGATGGAAAAAGCGTAGGAGTACAGTACACGCTCCCTATTATTTTTAAAATAAATGAATAA
- a CDS encoding nitroreductase family protein, which yields MLAEIIKNRRSIYPDAYTNQPITKSTVQTILDAANWAPTHKKTEPWRFKVFHSESSREQLSAFLGEAYVKMVENPSDFKRKKIEQKAVQSGCVIAICMQRDPDARIPEWEEIASVAMAVQNMWLTAHHLNIGAYWSSPGLIKLFGEHVALAEGERCIGFFYMGYFNDNSLIGIRNTPIEDKIQWI from the coding sequence ATGCTTGCTGAAATCATTAAAAATCGAAGATCCATCTACCCAGATGCCTATACAAACCAACCCATAACCAAATCTACTGTTCAAACCATCTTGGATGCAGCAAATTGGGCCCCCACCCATAAAAAAACTGAACCTTGGCGTTTTAAGGTATTTCATTCTGAAAGTTCCCGAGAACAACTTTCTGCATTCTTAGGGGAAGCATATGTAAAGATGGTGGAGAATCCTTCAGACTTTAAACGAAAAAAAATAGAACAAAAAGCAGTACAATCTGGTTGCGTGATTGCTATATGCATGCAACGAGATCCAGATGCGCGAATTCCAGAATGGGAAGAAATAGCTTCGGTTGCTATGGCGGTTCAAAATATGTGGCTTACAGCACATCATTTAAATATTGGCGCTTACTGGAGTTCTCCTGGGCTGATTAAGCTATTTGGAGAACACGTTGCTTTAGCAGAGGGAGAGCGTTGTATCGGATTTTTCTACATGGGTTATTTTAATGACAATAGTCTAATTGGTATACGAAATACACCTATAGAAGACAAAATACAATGGATATAG
- a CDS encoding BlaI/MecI/CopY family transcriptional regulator, translated as MKQLTKAEEDIMQVLWDLGEANVAAVIDELPEPKPAYNTVSTIVRILESKDFVDYRKEGRGHIYFPKVAKTAYSHQSMNKLVDGYFQGSFKSMVSFFMKKNDISIQELESIMGEINKKENS; from the coding sequence ATGAAACAATTAACAAAAGCAGAAGAAGATATCATGCAGGTGCTATGGGATCTAGGTGAAGCTAATGTGGCGGCAGTAATCGATGAGCTCCCAGAACCTAAACCTGCTTATAATACGGTAAGCACAATTGTGCGCATTTTAGAGAGTAAAGACTTTGTAGATTATCGAAAGGAGGGTCGCGGACATATTTATTTTCCAAAGGTTGCAAAGACGGCTTATAGCCATCAGTCTATGAACAAATTAGTAGATGGGTATTTTCAAGGCTCTTTTAAAAGCATGGTCTCTTTTTTTATGAAAAAGAACGACATAAGTATTCAAGAACTAGAGAGTATCATGGGTGAAATCAATAAAAAAGAGAACTCATGA
- the hemW gene encoding radical SAM family heme chaperone HemW — MSSVYIHIPFCKQACHYCDFHFSTSLKKKDALISALVQELYLRKNELKGTVETIYFGGGTPSLLSASELKRLIDEVYKNFEVSKTPEITLEANPDDIVSTRAQSKSIFEAYRSVGINRLSIGVQSFFEEDLKLMNRAHNAKEAEQCISVAKKYFDNISIDLIYGIPQMSPVRWLDNVKKALAFEIPHLSCYALTVEPKTALENFIKKGIVPPVEDEVAQLHHKLLIETTEAAGYENYEFSNFGLPGWHSRNNMAYWQGKPYLGIGPSAHSYNGDSRSWNIANNSVYINSIEKGVLPVERETLSNNDKYNEYVMTRLRTSKGISIQEISEVYGEKYTQYLLSTAKEHINEGLLQEDENHLRVTKKGKFLSDGIASHLFMLNA, encoded by the coding sequence ATGAGCTCAGTATACATTCATATACCATTTTGCAAGCAGGCATGTCATTATTGTGACTTCCATTTTTCTACCTCGCTTAAGAAAAAAGATGCCCTTATTTCTGCATTGGTACAAGAACTCTATCTTCGGAAAAATGAGCTAAAAGGCACTGTAGAGACTATTTATTTTGGTGGAGGAACACCATCGTTGCTCAGCGCCTCAGAGTTAAAACGTTTAATTGATGAGGTGTACAAAAATTTTGAAGTTTCAAAAACCCCCGAAATTACCTTAGAAGCAAATCCAGATGATATCGTGTCTACTCGAGCACAGTCTAAATCTATTTTTGAAGCGTATCGCTCCGTTGGTATTAATCGCCTGTCTATTGGAGTGCAATCATTTTTTGAAGAAGACTTAAAATTGATGAATCGAGCACATAATGCTAAGGAGGCTGAACAATGCATCTCAGTAGCCAAAAAATACTTCGATAATATAAGTATCGATTTAATTTACGGTATTCCGCAAATGTCTCCAGTACGTTGGTTAGACAATGTTAAGAAGGCGCTCGCATTTGAAATTCCGCATTTGTCTTGCTATGCGCTAACTGTAGAGCCCAAGACAGCACTAGAGAATTTTATTAAAAAGGGCATTGTCCCTCCTGTAGAAGATGAGGTAGCCCAACTGCACCATAAGTTGCTAATTGAAACAACTGAGGCCGCTGGCTATGAGAACTACGAGTTTTCTAATTTCGGACTTCCAGGATGGCATTCTCGTAACAATATGGCCTATTGGCAGGGGAAACCCTACCTAGGTATCGGACCTTCGGCGCATAGTTACAACGGAGATAGCCGTAGCTGGAATATTGCAAATAATAGTGTATACATTAATTCAATTGAAAAGGGAGTACTGCCAGTAGAGCGTGAGACACTTTCAAATAACGATAAATACAACGAGTATGTAATGACCCGTTTGCGAACTTCTAAGGGTATTTCAATTCAGGAAATTTCCGAAGTATATGGCGAAAAGTATACGCAATACCTTTTAAGCACAGCAAAAGAGCATATTAATGAAGGATTACTTCAAGAGGACGAGAACCATCTGCGTGTAACGAAAAAAGGAAAGTTTTTGAGCGACGGAATAGCGTCGCATCTGTTTATGTTGAACGCATAA
- a CDS encoding DUF456 domain-containing protein, translated as MDILLIVLGLVFMLAGIAGSFLPVLPGVPVSWLGLICLYLSPSLPFDWVFIVITGVVAIALYILDYIIPAIGTKKFGGSKAGAWGTTIGLLVGLFAPFPFAILICPFLGALLGELIFNQTEGKTAIKAAFGSFLGFLASTFMKFFATLVYLGLFFYKLAVNWDLFF; from the coding sequence ATGGATATATTATTAATTGTACTCGGGTTGGTCTTTATGCTGGCTGGTATTGCTGGGAGTTTTCTTCCTGTATTGCCTGGTGTGCCTGTGAGTTGGCTCGGACTAATTTGTCTTTACCTATCACCTTCATTACCCTTTGATTGGGTTTTTATTGTCATTACAGGAGTCGTGGCTATTGCCTTGTATATTTTAGACTATATCATCCCTGCTATTGGGACCAAAAAATTTGGTGGAAGTAAAGCGGGTGCTTGGGGGACCACCATCGGGTTACTTGTAGGCTTATTTGCTCCCTTCCCATTTGCCATACTTATTTGTCCGTTTTTAGGGGCACTGCTTGGAGAGTTAATCTTTAATCAGACAGAAGGAAAGACCGCCATTAAAGCGGCCTTTGGATCTTTTCTTGGGTTTTTAGCTTCCACGTTTATGAAATTCTTTGCAACCTTAGTTTATCTAGGATTGTTCTTTTATAAGCTCGCGGTAAATTGGGATTTATTCTTTTAG
- a CDS encoding response regulator, producing the protein MKKIDLACIVDDDPIFVYGAKRMLELANFCNGFLIFHNGHDALFKLKALIESKEELPDLILLDLNMPIMDGWQFLDNFTKIKVEKEIIIYIVSSSIDPIDIEKSKTYASVSNFVVKPITFDKIIELMQEITAH; encoded by the coding sequence ATGAAGAAAATTGATTTAGCTTGTATCGTAGATGACGACCCAATTTTTGTCTACGGAGCAAAAAGAATGCTTGAACTTGCAAATTTTTGTAATGGATTCTTGATATTCCATAACGGACACGACGCTTTATTCAAGTTAAAAGCCTTAATTGAATCTAAAGAAGAACTCCCAGATCTTATATTATTGGATTTAAATATGCCTATTATGGATGGGTGGCAATTTCTTGATAATTTTACAAAAATTAAAGTAGAAAAAGAGATAATCATCTACATTGTAAGCTCTTCAATAGATCCTATTGATATTGAAAAATCTAAAACGTACGCTTCGGTCAGTAATTTTGTTGTAAAGCCTATTACGTTCGATAAGATAATAGAGCTAATGCAAGAAATAACAGCACATTAA
- a CDS encoding glycosyltransferase: protein MIWLIIVIPVCYAVALGLLYYGHQRVSLFSSESLLEKHYFSVVVPFRNEAKNLPELLKSLQQLNYPTTHFELLLINDASSDNSEAIVHNILKGSAINYKILQNTPNQSSPKKTAITLAIHAAQFSWIVTTDADCTVPKNWLHTLNIFIQKTEAICVAMPVDYHTQPSFLHTYQQLDNWSLQAVTIGSFGLENPLLSNGANFAYTKDAFHEVNGFKDNLHIASGDDMFLLEKFKLKFPKKIAYLKSEGAIVSTLPVNSWRQLSSQRVRWASKTSQQKSIATKALGLLVFLNCIFILISPIVMIYSTAAFVACLTGLLIKLLADFLFMRCSSTFFGKKINYYIFFISTFIYAVLTIYVVFSSLFSSYTWKQRSYRM, encoded by the coding sequence ATGATTTGGCTTATTATTGTCATACCCGTTTGTTATGCAGTGGCTCTAGGTTTGCTATACTATGGACACCAAAGGGTATCTCTGTTTTCTTCGGAAAGTCTCTTAGAGAAGCATTATTTTTCTGTTGTTGTACCATTTCGGAACGAAGCCAAAAATTTACCTGAATTATTAAAATCATTGCAGCAACTAAATTATCCCACAACGCATTTTGAATTACTTTTAATTAATGACGCCTCTTCAGATAATTCTGAAGCAATAGTTCACAACATTTTGAAAGGAAGTGCTATTAACTACAAAATACTTCAAAATACGCCTAACCAATCATCGCCAAAAAAAACTGCCATTACCTTAGCGATTCATGCCGCACAATTTTCGTGGATTGTAACTACCGATGCAGATTGTACTGTACCTAAGAATTGGTTACACACACTCAATATATTTATTCAGAAAACCGAAGCCATCTGTGTTGCGATGCCTGTAGATTACCATACACAACCTTCATTTCTACATACCTACCAACAACTAGACAATTGGAGCTTGCAGGCCGTCACTATAGGAAGTTTCGGTTTAGAAAATCCGCTCTTGAGCAATGGTGCAAATTTTGCCTATACAAAAGATGCTTTTCACGAGGTAAACGGGTTTAAAGACAACCTACATATTGCAAGTGGTGACGACATGTTTTTACTAGAAAAGTTTAAACTAAAGTTTCCGAAGAAAATAGCGTACTTAAAATCGGAAGGCGCCATTGTATCCACCTTGCCCGTAAACTCTTGGAGACAACTTAGTTCACAACGTGTGCGCTGGGCATCAAAAACATCGCAACAAAAAAGCATTGCCACCAAGGCACTAGGTTTATTAGTATTCTTAAACTGTATTTTTATTCTCATTAGTCCAATAGTAATGATATATTCTACAGCGGCATTTGTTGCTTGCCTCACAGGACTGCTAATTAAACTGTTAGCCGACTTCCTGTTTATGCGTTGTAGCAGTACCTTTTTTGGGAAAAAAATAAATTATTACATATTCTTTATAAGTACGTTTATCTATGCTGTACTTACAATCTATGTCGTATTTTCTAGTTTGTTTTCTAGTTACACTTGGAAGCAACGTAGCTACAGAATGTAG
- a CDS encoding cyclase family protein — MKGTFTIGNSLKTVDLSKPIDISIPLQDSSKNPLAWYLEKPSITPVQVDDWVGKVSEGASVNFNNIRFNPHAHGTHTECVGHISEAFHSVNRALTTFFFTAEVLSVTPEKDGADLVISLPQVKRLLQDKKPEAVVIRTLPNLPQKKSRKYSHSNWPYLHEDAARFLREIGVSHLLIDLPSVDKEKDDGKLLAHKAFWNYPKAPRLSATITEFVYVPNRVKDGSYLLNLQMASFCNDAAPSKPVLYKFL; from the coding sequence ATGAAAGGAACGTTTACCATTGGAAATTCGCTTAAAACAGTAGATTTAAGTAAACCAATTGACATCTCAATTCCACTACAGGACTCATCTAAGAATCCGTTGGCGTGGTATCTTGAAAAGCCTTCAATTACACCTGTACAAGTAGATGATTGGGTAGGTAAAGTAAGTGAGGGAGCTTCCGTAAATTTTAATAATATTCGTTTTAACCCGCACGCACATGGTACGCACACAGAGTGTGTTGGTCATATTTCAGAAGCATTTCATTCAGTAAACAGGGCGTTAACAACATTTTTCTTTACCGCAGAAGTGCTTTCGGTAACACCAGAGAAGGATGGCGCAGATTTGGTGATTTCTCTGCCGCAAGTTAAGAGGCTGTTACAAGACAAAAAACCAGAGGCTGTGGTAATACGAACGCTTCCAAATTTACCTCAGAAAAAGTCGAGAAAGTATTCGCACTCCAATTGGCCTTATTTGCATGAAGATGCTGCCAGATTCTTGCGAGAAATTGGTGTTTCCCACTTACTAATAGATTTGCCAAGTGTAGATAAAGAAAAAGACGACGGTAAATTATTGGCACATAAAGCATTTTGGAACTACCCTAAAGCGCCAAGGCTAAGCGCTACGATTACCGAATTTGTTTACGTACCAAATCGAGTAAAAGATGGTAGCTATCTG
- a CDS encoding protein kinase family protein gives MKRFSLLLCSFLCLSCQYFDTEKISAETFYQEELKTIDWAEVDRYPAFAACDTLSEKPSQKDCFEAELGAYLRQTIVNQKIEAVKDIHDTIVVHFSISEKAIISVQSIKMDSVLVREFPHLKDTLQRDLDATKLIAPAYKRGVPVITTFTLPIVVLTDEL, from the coding sequence ATGAAACGTTTCAGTTTACTTTTATGTAGTTTTTTATGCCTCTCCTGCCAATATTTTGATACGGAAAAAATCTCTGCGGAAACTTTCTACCAAGAAGAGCTAAAGACCATAGATTGGGCAGAGGTAGATAGATACCCTGCATTTGCTGCATGCGACACACTTTCAGAAAAACCCTCACAGAAAGATTGTTTTGAAGCAGAACTAGGCGCTTACTTGAGACAAACTATTGTAAATCAGAAAATAGAGGCTGTAAAAGACATTCACGATACCATTGTGGTACATTTTTCTATTTCAGAAAAAGCAATAATTTCTGTACAATCCATTAAAATGGATAGTGTGTTAGTGCGAGAATTTCCGCATTTAAAAGATACACTTCAGCGAGATCTAGATGCCACAAAACTCATAGCACCTGCCTATAAAAGAGGAGTGCCTGTTATCACTACCTTTACATTGCCTATTGTGGTGCTAACAGATGAGCTATAA